One Helicoverpa zea isolate HzStark_Cry1AcR chromosome 20, ilHelZeax1.1, whole genome shotgun sequence genomic region harbors:
- the LOC124640181 gene encoding G protein-activated inward rectifier potassium channel 4-like, which yields MSEGEVFKCFREDFDDTEENSIVEAVFIEPGVYYPKNRPQHVQKARSRSNKETRRFVFKNGDFNIYKGKTNHQGFFSRWFVTMVEARWRWTLVHFFLAFTGDWLFFGFIYWLIALTHGDLTEDHLPPYQNETDWTPCVKNIYGFTSTFLFSIEVHTTVAYGKRAITLECPQTITAMCLQCMVCSIFQAFMVGILFAKLTRPKGRTQTILYSRQAVITLRDGQLCMIFRVGDMRKSRILNIKASVFVLKLGDDYDENYEQTELEVEINGCESTFFLWPVSVIHVIDEKSPLYSISAADLLVGKFEILAVFEGVIESTGQLVQARTSYTEHDILWGHRFKEMVHSDRTKKTYNVDFSKLCETERIDTPLCSASEFKSMLSLFDLDR from the exons ATGAGTGAAGGAGAAGTCTTCAAATGTTTCAGAGAAGATTTTGACGATACCGAAGAAAATTCAATAGTAGAAGCTGTTTTCATAGAACCGGGTGTTTATTACCCCAAAAATA GACCACAACACGTTCAAAAAGCACGTTCACGATCAAACAAAGAAACTAGAAGATTCGTCTTCAAAAACGGAGATTTTAACATCTATAAAGGCAAGACAAACCACCAGGGCTTCTTCTCAAGATGGTTTGTCACCATGGTCGAAGCTCGATGGAGGTGGACTCTTGTCCACTTCTTTTTAGCTTTCACCGGAGACTGGCTATTCTTCGGCTTTATCTACTGGCTCATTGCCTTGACTCATGGCGACCTGACTGAGGACCATCTCCCTCCATACCAGAACGAAACAGACTGGACACCCTGTGTCAAGAATATCTACGGATTCACCTCCACTTTTCTTTTCAGCATTGAGGTTCACACCACAGTTGCGTACGGCAAACGTGCCATTACTTTAGAATGTCCCCAAACTATTACAGCTATGTGCTTACAGTGCATGGTCTGCTCAATCTTTCAAGCTTTTATGGTTGGGATACTCTTCGCAAAATTAACAAGACCCAAAGGAAGGACCCAAACGATTTTATATAGCAGACAAGCTGTTATCACATTGAGAGATGGCCAGTTATGCATGATTTTTAGAGTCGGAGATATGAGGAAATCTAGAATATTAAATATCAAAGCTtcagtatttgttttaaaacttgGTGATGATTATGATGAGAATTATGAACAAACAGAATTGGAAGTTGAAATTAATGGTTGTGAATCAACATTTTTCCTATGGCCTGTTTCTGTAATCCATGTAATAGATGAAAAGAGTCCTCTATATAGTATTTCTGCTGCAGATTTGTTGGTCggaaaatttgaaattttagcAGTATTCGAGGGTGTTATTGAATCTACTGGGCAGCTAGTTCAAGCTCGAACAAGTTATACAGAACATGACATATTATGGGGTCATAGATTCAAAGAAATGGTTCACAGTGACAGAACGAAAAAGACTTATAATGTGGACTTTTCGAAATTGTGTGAAACGGAAAGGATTGATACGCCATTGTGTTCAGCTAGTGAGTTTAAGTCTATGCTGTCATTATTTGATTTGGATAGATGA